The following are encoded together in the Citrus sinensis cultivar Valencia sweet orange chromosome 1, DVS_A1.0, whole genome shotgun sequence genome:
- the LOC127903647 gene encoding putative disease resistance RPP13-like protein 2 encodes MDEINCFTYESEKVIDTFINSITQQKSQSSCSKDICDALQGLQSRITDIKQRMQQHKHMDSEIIHGIKTFEAKAGISSSSKSRDTVGLDDRMEKLLDLLIEGPPQRSMVAILDSIGLDKTAFATEAYNSSYVKHYFDCHAWITEPYSNEYDADQILDIVIKFLMPSSRLSEIMDKNYEMKKIILHEYLMTKRYLIVIDDVWSIEISTRQLYQLWIAEGFILDNSEATTESYLEQLIKEGFAEAKKRKAGGTINTCSIPGRWGPLLFLVPSQVEFIFSPFVDGKSGKKALLFLTSCAYLKKMPEQLWCIKSLNNVKCWWPQPVLRQKLREFEDKEQYGVQLYPYGI; translated from the exons ATGGACGAAATCAATTGCTTTACGTATGAATCCGAGAAGGTCATTGACACATTCATCAACAGCATCACTCAACAGAAGAGTCAAAGCAGCTGCAGCAAGGACATCTGTGATGCTCTGCAAGGGCTCCAAAGCAGAATCACTGATATTAAGCAACGAATGCAACAACATAAGCACATGGATTCCGAAATCATTCATGGCATCAAAACTTTTGAAGCTAAAGCCGGTATATCTTCATCTTCTAAAAGTAGGGACACGGTGGGTCTAGATGATAGAATGGAGAAGTTGTTAGATCTATTGATCGAGGGACCACCTCAGCGTTCAATGGTGGCCATACTTGATAGCATTGGGTTGGACAAGACGGCTTTCGCCACAGAGGCTTACAACAGTAGTTATGTGAAGCATTATTTTGATTGTCACGCTTGGATTACAGAACCTTACAGCAATGAATATGATGCTGACCAAATATTAGATATCGTTATTAAGTTTCTGATGCCTTCATCTAGGTTGAGTGAAAtaatggataaaaattatgaaatgaaaaaaataattcttcatGAATATCTAATGACCAAGCGGTATTTAATTGTGATTGATGATGTATGGAGCATTG AGATATCCACCAGGCAGTTATATCAGTTGTGGATAGCTGAAGGTTTCATTCTAGACAATAGTGAGGCAACTACTGAGAGTTACTTAGAACAACTAATCAAGGAAGGCTTTGCTGAagcaaagaagagaaaagcCGGAGGCACTATCAACACATGCTCCATTCCTGGTCGTTGGGGTCCCCTGTTGTTCTTAGTTCCTTCTCAGGTGGAATTCATCTTTTCCCCTTTCGTGGATGGTAAATCAGGAAAAAAAGCCTTATTGTTCTTGACTTCTTGTGCTTACTTGAAAAAGATGCCTGAACAGCTCTGGTGCATAAAGAGCTTAAACAATGTCAAGTGTTGGTGGCCTCAGCCGGTGCTGAGACAAAAGCTACGGGAATTCGAGGATAAGGAGCAGTATGGCGTTCAGCTATATCCTTACGGAATTTGA
- the LOC107175645 gene encoding disease resistance protein RGA5-like — translation MDEINCFTCEFEKVIDTFINSITQQKSQSSCRKDICDALQGLQSRITEINQRVQQLKHIDSEIIDEFRRAEVESSYFLASSSSKNRNTVGLDDRMEELLDLLIEGPNQLSVVAILDSIGLDKTAFTAEAYNSSYVKHYFDHLAWIPAPYHYDAYQILDIVTMFLLPFSMLSKIKDKDYEMKKINLGEYLMTKWYLIVLDDVWSTNVLDVVREILLDNQNGSRVLITLTRIKMVTRFQFENGESVRLDLVPTGGPLRVTYQGWPFLILYHGSISLEENIREVFETPLGLLIVICCKLPFHLKLCFLYLSVFPAHLEISTRQLYQLWIAEGFIPDNSEATAEKYLEQLINRGFVDARKRRAGVTINTCSVPGRCHPVLLAVAFKAEFIFFSFMDPEGKLRKNVKPINVFEKHSDFAYLDDYDSHLHSLLHFTSKSDYLV, via the coding sequence ATGGACGAAATCAATTGCTTTACCTGTGAATTTGAGAAGGTGATTGACACATTCATCAACAGCATCACTCAACAGAAGAGTCAAAGCAGCTGTAGGAAGGACATTTGTGATGCTCTGCAAGGACTCCAAAGCAGAATCACCGAGATTAATCAACGGGTTCAACAACTTAAGCACATCGATTCCGAAATCATTGATGAGTTCAGAAGGGCTGAAGTTGAATCCAGTTATTTTCTTGCATCTTCATCTTCTAAGAATCGGAACACGGTGGGTCTAGATGATAGAATGGAGGAGTTGTTAGATCTATTGATCGAGGGACCAAATCAGCTTTCAGTGGTGGCCATACTCGATAGCATTGGGTTGGACAAGACGGCTTTCACTGCAGAGGCTTACAACAGTAGTTATGTGAAGCATTATTTTGATCATCTAGCTTGGATTCCAGCGCCTTATCACTATGACGCTTACCAAATATTAGATATCGTTACTATGTTTCTATTGCCTTTTTCTATGTTGAGTAAAATAAAGGATAAAGattatgaaatgaaaaaaattaatcttggTGAATATCTAATGACTAAGTGGTATTTGATTGTGCTTGATGATGTGTGGAGCACAAATGTATTGGATGTTGTTCGGGAAATACTTCTGGATAATCAGAATGGAAGTAGAGTGCTAATCACACTCACTCGAATTAAGATGGTCACCAGATTTCAATTTGAAAACGGAGAGAGCGTACGGCTTGATTTAGTGCCTACTGGAGGACCATTGAGAGTTACTTATCAAGGATGGCCTTTCCTCATCTTATATCATGGAAGCATCTcattagaagaaaatataaggGAAGTATTCGAGACACCCTTAGGGCTTCTAATTGTAATATGTTGCAAGCTACCTTTTCACTTGAAACTTTGTTTTCTCTACTTATCTGTGTTTCCCGCACACCTAGAGATATCCACCAGGCAGTTATATCAGTTGTGGATAGCTGAAGGTTTCATTCCAGACAACAGCGAGGCAACTGCTGAGAAGTACTTAGAACAACTAATCAATAGAGGCTTTGTTGATGCAAGGAAGAGAAGAGCTGGAGTCACAATCAACACATGCTCTGTTCCTGGTCGTTGCCATCCTGTGTTGTTAGCAGTGGCTTTCAAGGCagaatttatctttttctcaTTCATGGATCCAGAAGGTAAATTACGAAAAAATGTCAAACCGATCAACGTTTTTGAAAAACATAGTGATTTTGCTTACTTAGATGATTATGACTCGCACCTGCATTCTTTGTTGCACTTCACTTCTAAAAGCGACTACCTTGTCTAA